The following coding sequences lie in one Zonotrichia leucophrys gambelii isolate GWCS_2022_RI unplaced genomic scaffold, RI_Zleu_2.0 Scaffold_109_149410, whole genome shotgun sequence genomic window:
- the LOC135460854 gene encoding LOW QUALITY PROTEIN: serine/threonine-protein kinase PAK 3-like (The sequence of the model RefSeq protein was modified relative to this genomic sequence to represent the inferred CDS: deleted 1 base in 1 codon) has translation MEGLSARAVLGVAQIRSILLIVALSACSCTLTGVLVGVNLKHSATMIEQLAAVVCTMYGTVYSAYFITSLASHLKRVFRGADPEITEPTAVSPLAPSAHGEEAEEEADEVDERQPPSVLTPQPEHSEPVLLEKEQEHTASSELPCQTQGELFPAREQEEQRRQQVEEPQENGQNIKAEPQAELPEAQSDIMAVKRKNKEDMGRIQEENLHQQRGDQQNQVNERVAATPLMKCPLFCLLENMKEQLDAELQTAHSMIKARHKRLEEEMKIIREKLNCFRQSLQNQVAIKKINLQGVRRKELTFNEIMIMKRYRSPNVVNYLDSYLLGEELLLVIEYMDGGVLTNIISQTCLSEDETAAISRECLQGLDFLHSNDVIHRDVKSDNILLKTDGSVKLADFGLATQLTPEQSRRCSLTGTPWWMAPEVVTGQPYGPKVDIWSFGIVGIEMIEQEPPYLSKSSGTATHLIATVGTPQLRQPKLLSALLRDFLSCCLQTDEEQRWSAKELLQQSVALDLKSS, from the exons ATGGAAGGCCTCAGTGCCAGAGCAGTCCTAGGGGTTGCTCAGATCAGGAGCATCCTCCTGATTGTGGCC TTGTCAGCGTGTAGCTGCACACTGACAGGAGTCTTGGTTGGAGTAAACTTGAAGCACAGTGCTACAATGATTGAGCAACTCGCTGCTGTAGTTTGCACCATGTATGGCACTGTTTATTCCGCCTATTTCATTACCAGCCTGGCAA GTCACCTGAAGCGTGTATTCAGAGGTGCTGATCCTGAG ATCACAGAACCAACAGCAGTCTCTCCTCTGGCTCCCTCTGCTCATGGAGAGGAGGCCGAAGAGGAGGCAGATGAGGTGGATGAGCGCCAGCCTCCATCAGTGCTCACACCACAGCCTGAACATTCTGAGCCA gtgcttctagagaaagagcaggagcaCACTGCCTCATCTGAGCTGCCATGCCAGACTCAGGgagagctgttccctgcccgagagcaggaagagcagcgCAGGCAGCAGGTGGAAGAGCCACAGGAGAATGGCCAG AACATCAAGGCAGAgccacaagcagagctgcccGAAGCTCAGAGTGACATCATGGCAGTGAAGAGAAAGAACAAGGAAGACATGGGAAGAATTCAAGAGGAGAATCTCCATCAGCAGAGGGGTGATCAACAAAACCAGGTGAATGAAAGAGTGGCAGCCACTCCACTCATGAAATGTCCTCTCTTTTGTTTGTTAGAGAACATGAAGGAACAGCTGGATGCAGAGCTTCAGACAGCTCACAGTATGATCAAGGCAAGGCATAAGCGGctggaggaagaaatgaaaatcatcAGAGAGAAACTCAATTGCTTCCGTCAGTCTCTGCAAAACCAA gtggcaataaaaaaaataaatcttcaagGAGTGAGAAGGAAGGAGCTAACCTTTAATGAAATAATGATCATGAAGAGATATAGGAGTCCCAATGTTGTGAATTATTTGGACAG ctACCTTCTGGGCGAGGAACTCTTGCTGGTTATAGAGTACATGGATGGAGGTGTCCTGACCAATATCATCAGCCAGACCTGCCTGTCTGAAGATGAGACAGCAGCCATCAGTCGGGAG TGCCTGCAAGGACTGGATTTTCTTCATTCAAACGATGTGATCCATCGAGACGTGAAGAGCGACAACATCCTTCTCAAAACCGACGGTTCTGTCAAGCTGG cTGATTTTGGCCTCGCTACTCAGCTcacccctgagcagagcagacgGTGCTCTCTGACCGGGACTCCTTGGTGGATGGCGCCTGAAGTGGTGACAGGTCAACCATATGGCCCCAAAGTGGACATATGGTCTTTTGGAATTGTGGGAATTGAAATGATAGAACAAGAACCTCCTTACTTGAGCAAAAGTTCTGGCACG gctacaCACCTGATAGCCACAGTAGGGACTCCACAGCTGCGGCAGCCCAAGCTCCTCTCGGCTTTGCTGCGtgacttcctgagctgctgcctgcagacagaCGAGGAGCAGCGCTGGTCTgccaaggagctcctgcag CAGTCCGTGGCCCTTGACCTGAAGTCCAGCTAG